A single genomic interval of Rhododendron vialii isolate Sample 1 chromosome 3a, ASM3025357v1 harbors:
- the LOC131321170 gene encoding uncharacterized protein LOC131321170, with protein sequence MKEVQRLTRMAVALNRFICRSSDKCRPFFQFLKKRKGYEWGLVGEQAFQDLKKYLAAAPLSSTSEPGESLTLYLAISEHVVSVVLPRDKGSEQIPVYYVSKTLLDAETRYLPLEKLVLALRIAARKLPNYFQSHKIVVYTEFSLKSLLRKADFLGRISTWSVELNQYDIDYQPRTAIKGDWGCAFSSLMELSIRLGFSASNNVAKYEALLAGLRSAKTLKNAHADSLAWLAAAVLTEFKRRVVVDYLAEPSIGKSVELVLDVYQRPSWMDPIVEFLRDGTLPTDKKEAHKIKTKSARFWLPPKGKLYRKSFTGPYLLYVHPEMVQNFLHEIHEGTYGRHAGGTSIAHRAITQGYWWPHMQKDAKVYVKICEKCQKFLTNDSNTSQGSGAISKRSSKPSVPNMGSGIIARPQPTHRVMDRQKRPTKPYLTGSRRGLTKQRGSGLTNCH encoded by the exons ATGAAGGAGGTCCAAAGACTGACTAGAATGGCAGTAGCCCTTAATAGATTCATCTGTCGGTCCAGCGATAAGTGTAGGCCATTTTTTCAGTTtctgaaaaagagaaaaggataCGAATGGGGATTAGTAGGCGAACAGGCATTCCAAGACCTAAAGAAGTACTTGGCAGCGGCCCCGCTCTCGTCTACTTCTgaaccaggtgagtctttaactTTGTACTTAGCAATATCTGAACATGTTGTCAGTGTAGTATTACCGAGGgacaagggatccgagcaaatccctgtatACTATGTGAGTAAGACATtattagatgcagaaacgagatatctgcctctAGAAAAATTGGTCCTGGCATTGAGGATAGCAGCAAGAAAGTTGCCCAATTATTTTCAGAGTCATAAAATTGTGGTTTACACAGAATTTTCATTGAAAtcattgctacgaaaggcagatttcttaGGACGAATATCGACTTGGTCGGTGGAACTTAATCAatacgatattgattatcagccgcgcaccgCAATAAAGGG GGATTggggttgtgctttttcctCCCTGATGGAGTTGTCCATTCGACTTGGCTTTAGTGCTTCAAACAATGTGGCgaagtacgaggcactcttggcAGGGCTgcgaagtgcaaaaaccctgaaG aatgcccatgcagatTCACTTGCTTGGTTGGCCGCAGCTGTGCTAACTGAATTCAAGAGAAGGGTGGTAGTAGATTATCTTGCTGAGCCGAGTATTGGAAAGAGCGTGGAATTGGTCTTAGATGTGTACCAaagaccaagttggatggatccaatagtggagttcttacgagatgggaCACTCCCCACTGATAAAaaagaggctcacaagataaagacaaaatctgCACGATTTTGGTTGCCACCCAAAGGAAAGCTGTACAGGAAGTCCTTCACTGGACCGTACTTACTCTATGTGCAccccgagatggtgcaaaatttcctccacgagattcatgagggaacatATGGAAGACATGCTGGGGGCAcgtccattgcccaccgagcaataacccaaggttactggtggccgCACATGCAGAaggatgcaaaggtgtatgtgaagatttgtgagaagtgccaGAAatttctcaccaatgattcaaaTACCAGCCAAGGATCTGGTGCCATtagcaa AAGAAGTTCAAAGCCTTCTGTGCCCAATATGGGATCAGGAATTATTGCTCGACCCCAGCCTACCCACAGAGTAATGGATAGGCAGAAGCGTCCAACAAAACCAtacttgacgggatcaagaagaggtttgacaaagcaaaggggaagtggTCTGACGAATTGCCACTAG